The window GTTCGCGCGCGCGGCGCGCGGCGAAGGCATCCGCATCGGCTGCGCGACCGCCGGGGACGCGAACAACATCGCGTTCGCGCTGGAGGGCCTGGGCATGGCGGGCGAATTCGACGCGCTGGCCGGCGCGCACGACGTCGCGAACGGCAAACCGGCGCCCGATCTCTTCCTGCTCGCCGCGCAGCGGATGGGCGCCGACCCCGCGTCCTGCATCGTGTTCGAGGACGCGCCGCTCGGCATCGAGGGCGCGCGGCGCGCGGGAATGCTGGCGGTCGGCGTTACCTCGGGCGAGAGCGCCGAGCGTCTCGCCGGCTCGCATGTCATCGCGACGATCCCCGACTACCGGACGGTGCGCCCGCGCGACGTCCTCCACCTCGCGCACGCCGCGCGCGCGACGGCGCGTGCCGCCGACCGCAGCCTGTCAGGAAGCCCATGACCGACGCCACCACTCCGCCCGCGCAGGACGAGAACCAGATCATCGCCGAGCGCCGCGCGAAGCTCGCCGAGTTGCGGCGCGCCGGCCAGGCGTATCCGAACGACTTCCGGCGCGACGCGCTCGCGGCGGACCTCCACGCGCACCACGACGCGGAGGCGAACGACACGCTCGAGCCGAGGGCGATCCGCGTCGCGGTCGCCGGCCGCATGATGCTGAAGCGCGTGATGGGCAAGGCCTGCTTCGCGACGCTGCAGGACATGTCCGGCCGCATCCAGCTCTACGTGACGCTCGACGGTGTCGGGGCGCAGGCGCTCGACGCGTTCAAGCACTGGGACCTGGGCGACATCGTCGGCGCGACCGGCACGCTCTTCAAGACCAAGACCGGCGAGCTGTCGGTCAAGTGCGACTCGGTGCGCCTGCTCTCGAAGGCGCTGCGCCCGCTGCCGGAGAAGTTCCACGGGCTCGCCGACCAGGAGCAGAAGTACCGGCAGCGCCACCTCGACCTCATCACCAATCCGGCGTCGCGCGACGTGTTCGTCCGGCGCTCGCAGATCGTGCAGGCGATCCGCGAGTTCTTCGTGGCGCGGGGCTACCTCGAGGTCGAGACGCCGATGATGCATCCGATCCCCGGCGGCGCGGCCGCGCGGCCGTTCGTGACCCACCACAACGCGCTCGACATGCAGCTCTTCCTGCGCATCGCGCCGGAGCTCTACCTGAAGCGGCTGGTGGTGGGCGGGCTCGAGCGCGTATTCGAGATCAACCGCAACTTCCGCAACGAGGGCATCTCGACGCGCCACAATCCCGAGTTCACGATGCTCGAGTTCTACGAGGCGTACCGGGACTACCGCTACCTGATGGACCTGACCGAGGAGCTCCTGCGCACGGTCGCGATGCGCGTGCTCGGCACGACGATCGTCACCTATCAGGGCGAGACGATCGACTTGGGCGCGAAGTTCGACCGACTGACGATGGCCGAGGCGATCCACAAACACAACCCGCGCTACCCGCTGCACGAGCTCTCGAAGCCCGAGTACCTGCGCGTCGCGCTCGCGCCTTTCGACGAGGAAGTGTTTCCGACCGACGGCGTGGGCCTGCTGCAGTTGAAGCTCTTCGAGCAGACGACCGAGGAGAAGCTCGTGCAGCCGACCTTCATCGTCGCGCACCCGACCGACGTCTCGCCGCTCGCGCGCGCGAACGACGCCGATCCGTCGGTCACCGATCGGTTCGAACTCTTCATCACGCGCCGCGAGATCGCCAACGGGTTCTCGGAGCTGAACGACCCGGAGGACCAGGCCGCGCGCTTCGCCGCGCAGGCCGCGGCCAAGGAAGCGGGCGACGAGGAGGCGATGTACTACGACGCCGACTACGTGCGCACGCTCGAGTCGGGCCTCCCGCCGACGGCGGGCGAGGGCATCGGCATCGACCGCCTCGTGATGCTCCTCACCGACAGCCCGTCGATTCGCGACGTGATCCTGTTTCCGCAGCTCAAGGCCGAGGCGTAGGCGCGCCCTGTGGGTCGGGCTTCAGCCCGACCGATCCGTGCCGATGCCACGCAAAGGCGTCGGCCTGAAGGCCGACCTACCATGGTGGGACGCGATGTCGGCCTGAAGGCCGACCCACAACCTCTCCCGTAGGTCGGGCTTCAGCCCGACGGGCGAGGCGCCGTGGGTCGGTCTTCAGCCCGACGTTCGCGGCGCCGTGGGTCGGGCTTCAGCCCGACGGGTTTCAGGATTCGCGCAGATACTGGTAGGGGGTACTTGACGGATACCCTAGCAGGGTATACAGTGTCCCCATGGATGCGCTCGCCGTCGATTCCCCCGCCTCCGTTTCGAGCCGCCCGGAAGCACCGGCCGCCGATCGCGTGGACCTCGCCCTCGAGGGCATGACCTGCGCCGCGTGCGCGACGCGCATCGAGAAAGTGCTGAACCGGCTGCCCGGCACGCAGGCGGCCGTCAACTTCGCGACCGAGTCGGCGCAGGTGCGCTTCGATCCCGTGTCGACGCCGGTCGAGGCGCTCCTCGCCGCGGTCGAGCGCGCCGGCTACAAGGCGCGCGTCAAGGCCGAACTCGAAGAGGAGCGCGCGAAAGAGCAGAAGCGCAAGGCGGCGGCGTACCGCTCGCTGCGGCGCGAGTTCATCGTCGCCGCGCTGCTCACGCTCCCGCTCGTGGCGCAGATGGTGCCGGCGTTCCTGCAGCAGGGACCGCTGGCGTGGTTCGGCCCCGACGCGCACCACGACGTCCTGCCGCGGTGGCTGCAGTTCGCGCTCGCGACGCCGGTCCAGTTCTGGATCGGCCGGCGCTTCTACGTCGGCGCGTTCCACGCGCTGCGCGGCGGCGGCGCCAACATGGACGTGCTCGTGGCGCTCGGCACGTCGATGGCGTGGGCCCTGTCGGCGGTCGTGACCGTGCTCGGCCTCCACCAGCACGTCTATTTCGAGGCGGGCGCGGCGGTCATCACGCTCGTGCTGCTCGGGAAGCTCCTCGAAGCGCGCGCGAAGGCCGGGACCTCGGCGGCGCTCGAAGGCCTCGTCAAGCTGCAGCCGAAGACCGCGCGCGTCGAGCGCGACGGCGCGCTCGTCGAAGTCCCGCTCGCGGAGGTCCACGCGGGCGACCGCATCGTCGTGCGCGCGGGGGACGTCGTCCCGGTCGACGGCAAGGTCGCGACCGGAACATCGGCGGTCGACGAGAGCATGCTGACCGGCGAGAGCCGGCTGGTGCCGAAGGCGCCGGGCGAGCGGATCTTCGCGGGCACGGTGAACCAGGACGGGATGCTCGTCGCCACCGCGACCGGCGTCGGCGCGACGACGCTGCTCGCGGGCATCGTGCGTCTCGTCGCGGAAGCGCAGGGCAGCAAGGCGCCGATCCAGCGGCTCGCCGATCGCGTCTCGGGCGTGTTCGTGCCGGTCGTCGTGGCGATCGCCATCGTGACCTTCATCGCGACGTTCCTCGTGACCGGCGAAGGTGCGCGCGCGCTGATCCATGCGGTGGCGGTGCTCGTGATCGCCTGCCCCTGCGCGCTCGGACTCGCGACGCCTACGGCGATCATCGTCGGCACCGGGCGGGCCGCGCAGAGCGGCATCCTGATCCGCAATGCCGCCGCCCTCGAGCATGCGGGACGGTTGACGAGCCTCGTCGTCGACAAGACCGGCACGCTCACCGAGGGACGTCCCGCGGTCACCGGCGTGATCGAGGTCGAGCGAGGCACGCGTTCGCGCGCGCTCGCGATCGCCGGGGCCCTCGAACAGGGATCGACCCATCCGCTCGCGCAGGCGGTCCTGCGGTTCGCCGGCACCGAAGGCGCCACGCCGATCGCGATCGACGCCTACCGGTCGATACCGGGGAAGGGCGCGCAGGCGCGCGCGGCCGACAGCGGCGAGACGGTGCGGATCGGCGCTCCGGGCTGGCTCGCGTCGGAGGGCGTGGCGGTCGAGGGCGAAGCGGTCGATGAGGTCGCGCGCGACGGCCACACGATCGTCGCGGTGAGCGAGGGCGCGCGGCTTCTCGCGGTCATCGCGCTCGCGGACCGGATCCGGCCGACCTCCGCCGCGGCGATCGCGCGTTTGCGGGAGGCCGGCATAAGCGTGACGATGCTCACCGGCGACCACGAGGCGACCGCGGCGGCGGTGGCGAGGGCGGTCGGCATCGACCGCTGGCGCGCCGGCGTGCTGCCCGCCGGAAAGCTCGAGGCGGTGCGCGCGGCGAAGGCGTCGGGCGCGGTGACCGGCATGGTCGGCGACGGCGTGAACGATGCGCCGGCGCTGGCCGAGGCCGACGTGAGCTTCGCGATGGGCGCGGGCTCCGGCATCGCGATCGAGAGCGCGGACATCACGCTGGTGCGCGACGACCTCGACGCGGTGGCGGATGCGATCCTCTTGTCGCGCGCGACGCTCTCGAAGATCCGCCAGAACCTGTTCTTCGCGTTCGCGTACAACGTGCTCGGCATCCCGCTCGCGGCGTTCGGCTGGCTGAGCCCGATGATCGCCGGCGCCGCGATGGCGGCGTCGTCGGTCTCGGTCGTGGGCAATGCCCTGCTGCTCAAGCGCTGGCGCGCGGGTGCGTCGGCTTCGACGAAGTGAAAGGAGAGGCGATGGAAACGGTGACCCTGAAAGTGAACGGCATGACCTGCGGCGGATGCGTCGGCAGCGTGACCCGGGTGCTGAAGGCGCTGCCCGGCGTCGACGCGGTCGACGTCCAGCTCAGGCCCGGCCAGGCGACGATCCGCTACGACGCGGCGAAGGTGGCGGTGCCGAAGCTCAAGGCCGCGATCGAGGATGCGGGCTATGACGTCGCGGCGTAAGGCCGCGCCCGCGCAGACCGGTCACGCGCACGCCGGTCACGAGCATCCGGCAACGCCGCGCGGCGAGGCGCAGCGCGCGCTTCTCGGCAAGCGCATCGCGCGCATCGAGGGCCAGGTACGCGGCATCGCGAAGATGCTCGCCGACGACCGCTACTGCGTCGACATCCTGACCCAGGTCTCCGCCGTGCGTTCGGCGCTCGACGCGCTCGGGCTCGAACTGCTCGAGCACCACCTGCACGGCTGCGTGGCCGACGCGGTGAAGTCGGGCAAGGGCGATCCCGCGATCGACGAGGCGATGCACGTCATCCGTCGGTTCGCCGCCTGAACGGCGCCTGCGGCATCGCGCGCGTGCCCGACAACGGGACGGCGCGGCGGCCGGTCGCCGGGATGGGATAATCGCGCCCGGCGGGGTGTGGCGCAGCCCGGTAGCGCGCTTGCTTTGGGAGCAAGATGTCGGAGGTTCGAATCCTCTCACCCCGACCATGTCCACGCGGCAGACAACGCGCGGCGGCCCTGCGGGAGCTGCAGGGTTCACCGTGCTACACTGCGCGCCTCGCAGCAACGGGCCGGCATCGCGTTTTCCGGCCCGACCGACCGGCACCGCGCCCGTAGCTCAATCGGATAGAGCACCGGCCTTCTAAGCCGGGGGTAACAGGTTCGAGTCCTGTCGGGCGCGCCACTTCCCGCAAGCCGGCGCGCGGCGCCTGCCGCAGCGGCCGGCGCGACGAAGGTTTCAGTGGTGGCTGTAGCTCAGCGGTAGAGTCCCGGATTGTGATTCCGGTTGTCGTGGGTTCGAATCCCATCAGCCACCCCACCCCTCCCCGCGTCCTGCGCGGGCGGGCCGCTTCCCTCGTCCGCCGTCGCGGCGCGCGCCAGCCTCCGACCCCACGTCGGACGTCCCGGCACGACCGGCCGCGCCACCCAGAGAGGCTCTCATGACCGACGCTCGCCGCCCGTTCGTCCACGCGCTCGCGATGTTCCTCGTCGCGCTCGCGACCGCCGGATGCGCCACGCCTCAGTCCGCGCAGGCGCCGCGCAACGTCATCATCATGTACGCCGACGGCGTGGCGGCCACGCAACTCGAGTTCGGCCGCTACTCGAGCCAGGCGATCCGCAAGAAACCCTTCGCGGTGACCGACACCGTGCTGAAGCAGGGCACGATCGGCCTCGTCTCCACCTATCCGTACGAAGCGTTCGCGACCGATTCGGCGGCCACCGCGTCGGCGATGTCGACCGGCGTGAAGACCACGATCGGCGCGATCGGCGTCGGGCCGGACGGGAAGCCGGTCCGCGCCGCCGCGGAGGCGGCGAAGGCCGGAGGACGGCGCGTCGGACTCGTCACGACGTCCGAGATCTGGGACGCATCGCCCGCCGCGTTCTCGGTGCACGCGAAGAGCCGCAGCGAGGGCGCGGCGATCGTGGACCAGTACCTCGCGCTCGAGCCCGACGTGCTGCTCGGCGGCGGCGCGGATTTCTTCCTGCCGAAGCCGGGCGGCAAGCGCGGCGACGGCAAGGACGTGATCGCGGGCTTCGGTGCCAAGGGCTACACGATCGCACGCAACACCGCCGAACTGCGCGCCGCGGGCACCGGGCGCCTGCTCGGCCTCTTCTCCGGCGATGCGCTCGACCACACGATCGACCGCGCGGGGACGAACGAGCCCACGCTCGCCGAGATGACCGAAGCGGCGCTGCGCGTACTCGCCGCCCCGGGTTCGCCGGGGTTCTTCCTGTTCGTGGAGAACGAGAGCACCGACACGCTCGGACACCGCAACGACGCCGCCGGATTGATGCGGGAGATGTGGGCCTTCGACGATGCGGTCGAGGTCGCCCTCGAGTTCCAGCGGCGCTCGCCCGACACGCTCGTGATCGTCACCGGCGACCACGAGACCGGTGCGCTCTCGGTCACCTACGCGCTCAAGGACCTGACCTCGACGTCGAGCCGGAACCGCTTCTATGCGGGGAACGCGCAGCTCGAGATGCTCATGTCGATCAGCCTCTCGCTCGACAAGGCGGCCGGGGTGCTGGGCAAGAAGCCCGACGCCGCGGCGCTCGACAAGCTCGTCGCGGAGCATTTCCCCGGCTTCAAGCTCGACGACGACCTGCGCAGCGCGATCCTCGAGCAGCGGCCGCTGGAGCGCAATTTCAGCTATCCGACCCAGAATTCGCTCGGCCGCATGGTGTCGCGCCAGACCGGCATCTATTGGGGAACGTCCGGCCACAGCACGGAACCGGTCGTCGTCGGCGCCGTCGGGCCCGGCGCGGAGCGGTTCAAGGGCTACATGGACAACGCCGATTTCGGACGCATCCTGCAGGGCCTGCTGGAACGGCCGTAGGCTTCGCATCGCGCGGTCCGCGGAGGACCGCCGACATCGGTTCCCTTGCGCGCCCGCGCGGCGCTCGCGCCGCAGCGCACCGGTTATGCTTGCGGCTGTCCGCGTGCCCCGACGCACGCGCGAACCGGGGAGGACCACGATGGCCGGGAAGCGGGTGCATTCGAACGCGGGCGCGATCGTCCGCCGCCACCGCGTCGAGCGGGGCGCGAAGTTCCGGTTGAAGGACCACGATCCGGGCGACACCGGGCCGCTCGACGACGAGGACAAACCGCGGGCGAAGGAAGCGCTCGAGGCGGGCAAGGCCGCGCTCGCCCTGCTGCAGGACAAGCTCTACGCGCAGGACCGCTGGTCGGTGCTGCTGGTCTTCCAGGCGATGGACGCGGCCGGCAAGGACGGCGTCATCAAGCACGTGATGTCGGGCGTCAATCCGCAGGGCTGCCAGGTGTATTCATTCAAGGCGCCTTCGCCCGAGGAACTCGACCACGACTGGATGTGGCGCTGCGCGCGCGCGCTGCCCGAGCGCGGCCGCATCGGCATCTTCAACCGCAGCTACTACGAGGAAGTGCTGGTGGTGAAGGTCCATCCGGAGATCCTCCGCGCGCAGAAGCTGCCGCCCTCGCTCGTCGGCCGGCGCATCTGGAAGGAACGCTACCAGGACATCCGCGGCTTCGAGCGGCACCTCGCGCGAAACGGCACGCTGATCCTCAAGTTCTTCCTCAACGTCTCGCGCGGCGAGCAGAAGAAGCGCTTCCTCGAGCGCATCGAGGAGCCGGCGAAGAACTGGAAGTTCTCGGCGGGCGACGTCAAGGAACGCGCCCATTGGAACGAGTACCAGGACGCCTACGAGACGATGATCCGCGAGACCGCCGCGCCGCACGCGCCGTGGTACGTGGTCCCGGCCGACAACAAGTGGTACACGCGCATCGTCGTCGGCGCGGCGATCGTCGACGCGCTCTCGGGCCTCGACCTCCGCTACCCGCGCCTCTCGAAGACCGAACTGGCCGAGCTCGCCCGGGCGAAGAAGGCGCTCGTCGCCGAGCGGAACTGACCGCGGCCCGCCTCCTCGATGCGCTTCACGATCGCGACCTACAACATCCACAAGGGGTTCTCGCACCTCGTGCGGCGCATGGTGATCCACGAACTGCGCGAGCGGCTGCGCCACCTCGACGCCGACGTGCTGTTCCTGCAGGAGGTGCTGGGCTCGCACGAGCACCACGCGGTCCGCTACGACGACTGGCCGGGCAAGCCGCAGCACGAGTTCATCGCGGACCAGGTCTGGCGCGAGACCGCCTACGGCAAGAACGCGGTCTACCGGCACGGCCACCACGGCAACGCACTGCTGTCGCGCTACCCGATCGTCGTGCAGGAGAACGAGGACATATCGGCGCATCCGTTCGAGAGCCGTGGCCTGCTGCATTGCGTCGTGCGCCTCGGCCGACGCATGCCCGACCTCCACTGCATCAACGTCCACCTCGGGCTGTTCGAGCGCGGCCGCCAGTGGCAGGTCCGCGCGCTGTGCGAGCGCATCCGGCGCACGGTGCCGCGATCGGCGCCGCTGATCGTCGCCGGCGACTTCAACGACTGGCGTCACCGCGCCAACCGCCAGCTCGTCGACCAGCTCGCGCTGATCGAGGTGTTCGAGGCGGTCAAGGGGCGCACGGCGCGCACCTTCCCGTCGATGCTGCCGGTGTTCCGCCTCGACCGCATCTACGTGCGCGGACTCGACGTGATCGACGCGCGCGTGCACTACGCCTACCCGGGGCGACGGCTCTCCGACCACGCGGCGCTCGCCGCGACCTTCGAGCTGGCGGCGCGGACCCGGCAGTGACCGCGCGACGATGAAGCGCTACTCGCCCGGCAACGAGCTCGTGCTCCTGAAGGGCGGTGCGACGTTCTTCCCCGCGCTCGTCGCGGCACTGGACACGGCGGAACGCGAGATCTGGCTCGAGACCTACATCTTCGCCGACGATCCGGCCGGACGTGCGGTCGCCGACGCGCTGGTGCGCGCCGCGCAGCGGGGCGTCGCCGTGCGCGTGCTGGTCGACGGCTGGGGCGCCAAGCACTACCTGACGCCGCGCCTCGAACGGATGCTCGTCTCCGGCGGCGTGTACCTGCTCAAGTACCGCCCCGAGGTCCGGCCCTGGCACTTCCGCTCGCACCGGCTCCGCCGCCTGCATCGCAAGCTCTGCCACATCGACGGGCGCATCGCGTTCGTCGGCGGGATCAACATCATCGACGACATGAACACGCCGGGGCACCGCCCGCCCCGTGTCGACTTCGCGGTGCGCGTGCGCGGCCCGGTCGCCGCGTCGGTGGTGCAGGCGATGGCGCGCCTGTGGGCGCTGAACGAACTCGTCCAGTTCCGGACGAGCGACGTGCCGCTGTTCCCCGACCTCGTGCCGGTCGACCGAGCGGGGACGCAGACGGCGCGGCTCGCGATCCGCGACAACCTGCGCCACCGCCGGGACATCGAGGTGGCCTACCTCGCGGGCATCCGTGCGGCGCGGCGCGAGATCCTGATCGCGAACGCCTACTTCTTCCCCGGCATCCGTTTCCGCCACGCGCTGATCGCCGCCGCCGCGCGCGGCGTGAAGGTCACGCTGCTCCTGCAGGCGAAGGTCGAGTACCGGCTGCTGCATTTCGCGAGCCGCGCGCTGTACGGCCACTTCGTCGGGGCCGGCATCGTGATCCAGGAGTACCACCGCTCGTTCCTGCACGCGAAGGTCGCGGTGATCGACGACCGCTGGGCGACCGTCGGGTCGTCGAACATCGATCCCTACTCGCTCCTGATGGCGCGCGAAGCGAACCTGTTCGTGCGCGACGCGGGCTTCGCCGACCGCCTGCGCGTCGATCTCCGCGCGATGATCGACGCGGGCGCGCGCCCGGTCGATCCGAAGCGCTGGCTCGGCCGCTCGCTCGTCTCGAAGGCGGCCTGCTGGATCGCCTACGGCATCGTGCGCGTGGGCATGGGCGTCCTGGGCTACGGCGGCAACGAGTGGTGGCGCGGGCGGCCGCGCAGGCGCTGATTTCCGCGTCGCGCCACCGGGCCGCGCGGACCGGCGAAGCGCGCCCCCCCCGCCTGCTAGACTGCGGTCATGCGCGGCGCACGCTCGGGACGCCTGCCGCTGCCCGCGGAGCAGGGCGTCGCCCGCACCGAGCGGGGTGCGTGGCAGACCATCCGCACGCTCCTGCCCTACCTGTGGGAGTGGCGGGCGCGCGTGGGCTTCGCGCTCGCCTGCCTCGT of the Burkholderiales bacterium genome contains:
- a CDS encoding polyphosphate kinase 2 family protein; this encodes MAGKRVHSNAGAIVRRHRVERGAKFRLKDHDPGDTGPLDDEDKPRAKEALEAGKAALALLQDKLYAQDRWSVLLVFQAMDAAGKDGVIKHVMSGVNPQGCQVYSFKAPSPEELDHDWMWRCARALPERGRIGIFNRSYYEEVLVVKVHPEILRAQKLPPSLVGRRIWKERYQDIRGFERHLARNGTLILKFFLNVSRGEQKKRFLERIEEPAKNWKFSAGDVKERAHWNEYQDAYETMIRETAAPHAPWYVVPADNKWYTRIVVGAAIVDALSGLDLRYPRLSKTELAELARAKKALVAERN
- a CDS encoding endonuclease/exonuclease/phosphatase family protein, whose protein sequence is MRFTIATYNIHKGFSHLVRRMVIHELRERLRHLDADVLFLQEVLGSHEHHAVRYDDWPGKPQHEFIADQVWRETAYGKNAVYRHGHHGNALLSRYPIVVQENEDISAHPFESRGLLHCVVRLGRRMPDLHCINVHLGLFERGRQWQVRALCERIRRTVPRSAPLIVAGDFNDWRHRANRQLVDQLALIEVFEAVKGRTARTFPSMLPVFRLDRIYVRGLDVIDARVHYAYPGRRLSDHAALAATFELAARTRQ
- a CDS encoding metal-sensing transcriptional repressor — protein: MTSRRKAAPAQTGHAHAGHEHPATPRGEAQRALLGKRIARIEGQVRGIAKMLADDRYCVDILTQVSAVRSALDALGLELLEHHLHGCVADAVKSGKGDPAIDEAMHVIRRFAA
- the lysS gene encoding lysine--tRNA ligase, whose product is MTDATTPPAQDENQIIAERRAKLAELRRAGQAYPNDFRRDALAADLHAHHDAEANDTLEPRAIRVAVAGRMMLKRVMGKACFATLQDMSGRIQLYVTLDGVGAQALDAFKHWDLGDIVGATGTLFKTKTGELSVKCDSVRLLSKALRPLPEKFHGLADQEQKYRQRHLDLITNPASRDVFVRRSQIVQAIREFFVARGYLEVETPMMHPIPGGAAARPFVTHHNALDMQLFLRIAPELYLKRLVVGGLERVFEINRNFRNEGISTRHNPEFTMLEFYEAYRDYRYLMDLTEELLRTVAMRVLGTTIVTYQGETIDLGAKFDRLTMAEAIHKHNPRYPLHELSKPEYLRVALAPFDEEVFPTDGVGLLQLKLFEQTTEEKLVQPTFIVAHPTDVSPLARANDADPSVTDRFELFITRREIANGFSELNDPEDQAARFAAQAAAKEAGDEEAMYYDADYVRTLESGLPPTAGEGIGIDRLVMLLTDSPSIRDVILFPQLKAEA
- a CDS encoding copper-translocating P-type ATPase codes for the protein MDALAVDSPASVSSRPEAPAADRVDLALEGMTCAACATRIEKVLNRLPGTQAAVNFATESAQVRFDPVSTPVEALLAAVERAGYKARVKAELEEERAKEQKRKAAAYRSLRREFIVAALLTLPLVAQMVPAFLQQGPLAWFGPDAHHDVLPRWLQFALATPVQFWIGRRFYVGAFHALRGGGANMDVLVALGTSMAWALSAVVTVLGLHQHVYFEAGAAVITLVLLGKLLEARAKAGTSAALEGLVKLQPKTARVERDGALVEVPLAEVHAGDRIVVRAGDVVPVDGKVATGTSAVDESMLTGESRLVPKAPGERIFAGTVNQDGMLVATATGVGATTLLAGIVRLVAEAQGSKAPIQRLADRVSGVFVPVVVAIAIVTFIATFLVTGEGARALIHAVAVLVIACPCALGLATPTAIIVGTGRAAQSGILIRNAAALEHAGRLTSLVVDKTGTLTEGRPAVTGVIEVERGTRSRALAIAGALEQGSTHPLAQAVLRFAGTEGATPIAIDAYRSIPGKGAQARAADSGETVRIGAPGWLASEGVAVEGEAVDEVARDGHTIVAVSEGARLLAVIALADRIRPTSAAAIARLREAGISVTMLTGDHEATAAAVARAVGIDRWRAGVLPAGKLEAVRAAKASGAVTGMVGDGVNDAPALAEADVSFAMGAGSGIAIESADITLVRDDLDAVADAILLSRATLSKIRQNLFFAFAYNVLGIPLAAFGWLSPMIAGAAMAASSVSVVGNALLLKRWRAGASASTK
- the clsB gene encoding cardiolipin synthase ClsB, producing MKRYSPGNELVLLKGGATFFPALVAALDTAEREIWLETYIFADDPAGRAVADALVRAAQRGVAVRVLVDGWGAKHYLTPRLERMLVSGGVYLLKYRPEVRPWHFRSHRLRRLHRKLCHIDGRIAFVGGINIIDDMNTPGHRPPRVDFAVRVRGPVAASVVQAMARLWALNELVQFRTSDVPLFPDLVPVDRAGTQTARLAIRDNLRHRRDIEVAYLAGIRAARREILIANAYFFPGIRFRHALIAAAARGVKVTLLLQAKVEYRLLHFASRALYGHFVGAGIVIQEYHRSFLHAKVAVIDDRWATVGSSNIDPYSLLMAREANLFVRDAGFADRLRVDLRAMIDAGARPVDPKRWLGRSLVSKAACWIAYGIVRVGMGVLGYGGNEWWRGRPRRR
- a CDS encoding HAD-IA family hydrolase; translated protein: MPFHGSSWEAFLVRRGIPYDGERFLRSTAGRTGVEIMRELFGPMSDDAAWALVHEKEDVYRELFRPAFREIDGFRAFARAARGEGIRIGCATAGDANNIAFALEGLGMAGEFDALAGAHDVANGKPAPDLFLLAAQRMGADPASCIVFEDAPLGIEGARRAGMLAVGVTSGESAERLAGSHVIATIPDYRTVRPRDVLHLAHAARATARAADRSLSGSP
- a CDS encoding alkaline phosphatase, translating into MTDARRPFVHALAMFLVALATAGCATPQSAQAPRNVIIMYADGVAATQLEFGRYSSQAIRKKPFAVTDTVLKQGTIGLVSTYPYEAFATDSAATASAMSTGVKTTIGAIGVGPDGKPVRAAAEAAKAGGRRVGLVTTSEIWDASPAAFSVHAKSRSEGAAIVDQYLALEPDVLLGGGADFFLPKPGGKRGDGKDVIAGFGAKGYTIARNTAELRAAGTGRLLGLFSGDALDHTIDRAGTNEPTLAEMTEAALRVLAAPGSPGFFLFVENESTDTLGHRNDAAGLMREMWAFDDAVEVALEFQRRSPDTLVIVTGDHETGALSVTYALKDLTSTSSRNRFYAGNAQLEMLMSISLSLDKAAGVLGKKPDAAALDKLVAEHFPGFKLDDDLRSAILEQRPLERNFSYPTQNSLGRMVSRQTGIYWGTSGHSTEPVVVGAVGPGAERFKGYMDNADFGRILQGLLERP
- a CDS encoding heavy-metal-associated domain-containing protein; this translates as METVTLKVNGMTCGGCVGSVTRVLKALPGVDAVDVQLRPGQATIRYDAAKVAVPKLKAAIEDAGYDVAA